The Leucobacter chromiiresistens genome has a window encoding:
- a CDS encoding gamma-glutamyl-gamma-aminobutyrate hydrolase family protein yields MASNDSETRPTPAAASAPPLIGITSYLEQAQTGVWDVPASFLPQVYLDAVTDVGGVAIVLPPQPVAPGIARAIVSSLDGLILSGGADVDPARYRADPHERTGAPRTDRDAFEAALLHAAIEAQLPLLGICRGAQVINVELGGTLIQHLPDIVGDDRYQAGQGVFTEIDVEVDAGSRIGALLGDDRSARAHLYHHQAIDELADGLTATSRTADGIIESIEIDAMPFGVAVQWHPEENREDRRLFTGLVEAAAQYRARRARREPPAPPPVPHAEHPSKEQP; encoded by the coding sequence GTGGCTTCGAACGACTCTGAGACGCGCCCGACGCCCGCGGCGGCGAGCGCTCCGCCGCTCATCGGCATCACGAGCTACCTGGAGCAGGCGCAGACGGGGGTCTGGGACGTGCCCGCATCCTTCCTCCCGCAGGTGTACCTCGACGCGGTCACCGACGTGGGCGGCGTCGCGATCGTGCTGCCGCCGCAGCCGGTCGCCCCGGGGATCGCACGAGCGATCGTGTCGAGCCTCGATGGGCTGATCCTCTCGGGCGGCGCCGACGTCGATCCCGCGCGCTACCGCGCCGACCCCCACGAGCGCACCGGGGCCCCCCGCACCGACCGCGACGCGTTCGAGGCGGCGCTCCTCCACGCCGCCATCGAGGCGCAGCTGCCCCTGCTCGGCATCTGCCGCGGCGCGCAGGTCATCAACGTCGAGCTCGGCGGCACGCTGATCCAGCACCTCCCCGACATCGTCGGCGACGACCGCTACCAGGCCGGCCAGGGCGTCTTCACCGAGATCGACGTCGAGGTCGACGCCGGCTCGCGCATCGGCGCACTCCTCGGCGACGACCGCAGCGCCCGCGCCCACCTCTACCACCACCAGGCCATCGACGAGCTCGCCGACGGCCTGACCGCCACGAGCCGCACCGCCGACGGCATCATCGAATCGATCGAGATCGACGCGATGCCCTTCGGGGTCGCGGTGCAGTGGCACCCCGAGGAGAACCGCGAGGATCGCCGCCTCTTCACGGGCCTCGTCGAGGCGGCAGCGCAGTACCGCGCCCGGCGCGCCCGGCGCGAACCGCCCGCCCCGCCCCCCGTTCCGCACGCCGAGCACCCATCGAAGGAGCAGCCGTGA